In a genomic window of Taylorella equigenitalis ATCC 35865:
- the rplL gene encoding 50S ribosomal protein L7/L12, translating into MMATKAEILDAIAAMSVLELSELIKEMEEKFGVSAAAAAVAVAAPAAGGGDAAGGAAAEQTEFTVVLAEVGSSKVNVIKAVREITGLGLKEAKDLVDGAPKPLKEGLAKADAEAAKKKLEEAGAKVELK; encoded by the coding sequence ATTATGGCTACTAAAGCTGAAATCTTAGATGCAATCGCAGCGATGTCTGTGCTTGAGTTATCTGAATTAATCAAAGAAATGGAAGAGAAGTTTGGCGTATCTGCGGCTGCGGCTGCAGTTGCTGTTGCTGCACCAGCTGCTGGTGGTGGCGATGCTGCTGGCGGTGCTGCTGCTGAACAAACTGAGTTCACTGTTGTACTTGCTGAAGTTGGTTCTTCTAAAGTTAACGTTATTAAAGCAGTACGTGAAATCACAGGTCTTGGTCTTAAAGAAGCTAAAGATCTTGTTGACGGCGCACCAAAACCTCTTAAAGAAGGTCTTGCAAAAGCTGATGCTGAAGCTGCTAAGAAAAAACTTGAAGAAGCTGGTGCTAAAGTCGAACTTAAATAA
- the rpoB gene encoding DNA-directed RNA polymerase subunit beta encodes MPYSFTEKKRIRKNFAKRQVVQDVPYLLETQIQSYRSFLQKDLTPSKRADIGLQAAFNSIFPIESNNGSARLEFVSYVLKEPQFDVKECQLRGLTYYSGLYAKVRLEILDREASKPTVKEVKEEEVYMGDLPLMTDNGSFIINGTERVIVSQLHRSPGVFFEHDKGKNHSSNKLLFSARVIPYRGSWLDFEFDHKDYLYFRIDRRRKMPVTILLKAIGMSSDEILGTFFEFSKYDLNDDGAVLHFVPERLKGEVARFDIVDKKGNVIVQKDKRINSKNIRDIAAAKLTKLPVPDDYLVGQTIAKTIIDEETGEVLVQANTEITESVLAQLRKSSIKEIETLYTNELDHGAYISATLAIDETLDQTAARKSIYKMMRPGELPADDAVESLFNRMFYNSDTYDLSTVGRMKVNRRLGRNSDKGPTTLTNEDILDTIKTLVDLRNGRGEIDDIDHLGNRRVRCVGELAENQFRSGLVRVERAVKEHLGHAESENLLPNDLINSKPISSAIKEFFSSNQLSQFMDQTNPLSEITHKRRVSALGQGGLTRERAGFEVRDVHPTHYGRVCPIETPEGPNIGLINSMALYARQNEYGFLETPYRKVENGKVVDQIDYLSAIEESKYVIAQANANLDEHGNFIDDLIACRQAGETMLMSPEKVEYIDVAPSQIVSVAASLIPFLEHDDANRALMGANMQRQAVPCLRPQKPLVGTGIERTVAVDSGTTVQARRGGEVDYVDSERIVIRVNDDESVSGSVGVDIYNLNKYTRSNQNTNINQRPIVKKGDVVQRGDVIADGASTDLGELALGQNMLIAFMPWNGYNFEDSILISEKVIANDRYTSVHIEELSVVARETQLGDEEITRDIPNLAAEQLNRLDESGIVHIGAEVRARDVLVGKVTPKGETQQSPETKLLREIFQDKALDVKDTSLRVPSGMVGTVIDVQVLTGKRVERDKRAQSIIEEELRRYRQDLDSQLRIVEKDMFNRLRKVLVGKKVNGGPISLSKGSSITEEYLKNLPTWDWFDIRPVDEDVAIVLEQAKDSIEKKRHEFDIKFEEKQKKLTQGDELPPGVRKMVKVFLAVKRRLQPGDKMAGRHGNKGVVSRILPVEDMPHMADGTPADIVLNPLGVPSRMNVGQVLEVHLGWAAKGIGQRIADMLADERKIQASEIRKYLEKVYNRTGKTEDLKEFTDEQIIEMAHNLKDGIPFATPVFDGATEEEINDMLELAYPDDIKEKLHLTDSRTQAYLIDGRTGEPFERPVTIGYMHYLKLHHLVDDKMHARSTGSYSLVTQQPLGGKAQFGGQRFGEMEVWALEAYGAAFTLQEMLTEKSDDMEGRNNVNRNIIQGDHVIDAGMPESFNVIVKEIRSLGLDMELEGKQ; translated from the coding sequence ATGCCTTACTCGTTTACTGAAAAGAAACGTATCCGCAAAAATTTTGCGAAACGTCAAGTTGTTCAAGACGTTCCATACCTTTTAGAAACACAAATTCAATCATATCGCAGCTTTTTACAGAAAGACCTTACACCTTCAAAAAGAGCTGACATAGGTCTTCAAGCTGCTTTTAATTCAATTTTCCCTATCGAGAGTAATAATGGCTCTGCGAGACTTGAGTTCGTCAGTTATGTACTTAAGGAGCCTCAGTTTGATGTTAAAGAGTGTCAGCTTCGTGGGCTTACATACTATTCTGGACTTTATGCGAAAGTACGCCTTGAAATTCTTGATAGAGAAGCAAGCAAACCAACTGTCAAAGAAGTAAAAGAAGAAGAAGTCTATATGGGGGATTTGCCTCTAATGACTGACAATGGTTCGTTTATTATTAACGGTACTGAACGTGTAATCGTGTCACAGTTGCACAGATCGCCTGGTGTATTTTTTGAGCATGATAAAGGTAAAAACCATAGCTCAAACAAATTACTTTTTTCAGCACGTGTTATCCCTTACCGTGGATCATGGCTTGATTTTGAGTTTGATCACAAAGATTACTTGTACTTCCGTATCGACCGTCGTCGTAAGATGCCAGTAACTATCCTACTTAAAGCCATAGGAATGAGCAGTGACGAAATTTTGGGGACTTTCTTTGAGTTTTCAAAATATGATCTTAATGATGATGGTGCCGTATTACATTTTGTTCCTGAGCGACTTAAAGGTGAAGTTGCTCGCTTTGATATTGTAGATAAAAAGGGCAATGTAATCGTACAAAAAGACAAACGTATTAACTCTAAAAATATACGTGATATCGCTGCGGCTAAATTAACAAAATTGCCTGTACCTGATGATTATTTGGTGGGACAAACCATTGCCAAAACAATTATCGATGAAGAAACAGGTGAGGTTTTAGTTCAAGCTAATACTGAAATTACTGAGTCTGTTTTAGCTCAATTGCGCAAGTCTTCAATTAAAGAGATTGAGACGCTTTACACAAATGAGCTTGATCATGGTGCTTATATATCTGCTACACTAGCCATTGATGAGACTCTTGACCAAACGGCTGCTCGTAAATCTATTTATAAGATGATGCGTCCAGGCGAATTGCCTGCTGATGACGCCGTTGAGTCATTGTTTAACCGTATGTTCTACAACTCAGATACATATGATTTATCTACTGTGGGACGTATGAAAGTTAATCGTAGGTTGGGACGCAATTCTGACAAAGGTCCTACTACTTTAACTAATGAAGATATTTTAGACACAATCAAAACACTTGTTGATTTGCGTAATGGTCGCGGTGAAATCGATGATATTGACCATTTAGGAAATCGTCGTGTTCGTTGTGTTGGTGAGCTTGCAGAAAACCAATTTAGATCAGGTCTTGTTCGTGTGGAACGGGCTGTTAAAGAGCATCTCGGGCATGCAGAGTCTGAGAATTTATTGCCAAATGATTTAATAAATTCAAAACCTATTTCATCTGCGATCAAAGAGTTTTTCAGTTCTAACCAGCTTTCTCAGTTCATGGATCAAACTAATCCATTATCTGAAATTACACACAAACGTCGTGTATCTGCGTTAGGACAAGGCGGGCTAACTCGTGAACGTGCAGGCTTTGAAGTTCGTGACGTGCATCCAACTCACTATGGTCGCGTATGCCCGATTGAGACTCCAGAAGGTCCAAATATTGGTCTTATTAACTCGATGGCTCTTTATGCTCGTCAAAATGAGTACGGATTTCTTGAGACACCATACCGCAAAGTGGAAAACGGTAAGGTTGTAGATCAAATCGATTATCTATCAGCGATTGAAGAGAGTAAGTATGTTATTGCTCAAGCAAACGCAAACTTAGATGAACATGGAAATTTTATTGATGATTTAATTGCGTGTCGTCAAGCTGGTGAAACTATGCTTATGTCACCAGAGAAAGTAGAATATATTGACGTTGCACCATCTCAAATTGTTTCGGTTGCAGCTTCACTAATTCCTTTCCTTGAGCATGATGATGCGAACCGTGCACTTATGGGTGCAAACATGCAACGTCAAGCAGTTCCGTGCCTACGCCCTCAAAAACCACTTGTGGGTACAGGTATCGAGCGTACGGTAGCCGTTGACTCTGGAACTACTGTTCAAGCACGTCGTGGCGGTGAAGTTGACTATGTCGACTCAGAAAGAATTGTTATTCGCGTAAATGATGATGAAAGCGTGTCTGGAAGCGTTGGTGTAGATATTTATAATTTAAATAAATACACTCGCTCAAATCAAAATACAAACATCAATCAACGACCAATCGTTAAAAAGGGTGATGTTGTACAACGTGGAGATGTGATTGCTGATGGTGCTTCAACTGACTTAGGAGAGCTTGCTCTTGGTCAGAATATGCTTATAGCTTTCATGCCATGGAATGGATATAACTTTGAGGATTCAATCCTAATTTCTGAAAAAGTTATTGCAAATGATCGTTACACTTCTGTCCATATCGAAGAACTGTCAGTAGTAGCTCGTGAAACACAGTTGGGTGATGAGGAAATAACACGCGATATTCCAAATCTTGCTGCAGAACAATTAAACAGGCTTGATGAATCTGGAATCGTACATATTGGTGCTGAAGTTAGAGCTCGCGATGTGCTAGTAGGAAAGGTTACTCCTAAAGGTGAAACTCAACAAAGTCCTGAAACTAAGCTATTAAGAGAAATCTTCCAAGATAAGGCACTAGATGTAAAAGACACTTCTTTACGTGTACCATCTGGTATGGTTGGTACAGTCATCGATGTACAGGTATTAACTGGTAAAAGAGTTGAACGCGATAAACGTGCACAATCTATTATAGAAGAGGAATTGCGTCGCTATCGTCAAGACCTTGATTCTCAACTACGCATTGTTGAGAAGGATATGTTTAATCGTCTACGTAAAGTCTTGGTAGGTAAAAAGGTAAATGGTGGTCCAATTTCACTATCTAAGGGATCTAGTATTACTGAGGAATATTTGAAAAACCTACCAACTTGGGATTGGTTTGATATTCGTCCTGTGGATGAAGATGTTGCCATCGTACTTGAACAAGCTAAGGATTCAATCGAGAAGAAACGTCATGAGTTTGATATCAAATTTGAAGAGAAACAGAAAAAACTAACTCAAGGCGACGAATTACCTCCTGGTGTTCGTAAGATGGTTAAAGTGTTCTTAGCAGTTAAACGTCGTTTGCAGCCTGGTGACAAAATGGCGGGACGTCACGGAAACAAAGGTGTTGTTTCGAGGATATTGCCAGTAGAAGATATGCCTCATATGGCTGACGGTACACCTGCAGATATCGTTTTAAACCCACTGGGCGTGCCATCCCGTATGAATGTCGGTCAGGTTCTTGAAGTTCATTTAGGTTGGGCCGCAAAAGGTATTGGGCAACGAATCGCCGATATGCTTGCAGATGAACGTAAAATCCAAGCATCCGAAATTCGTAAGTATCTAGAAAAAGTTTATAACCGTACAGGTAAAACTGAGGATCTTAAAGAATTTACAGATGAGCAAATTATTGAAATGGCTCACAATCTAAAAGATGGTATTCCTTTTGCTACTCCTGTTTTTGATGGGGCAACAGAAGAAGAAATTAACGATATGCTTGAACTTGCTTATCCAGATGACATCAAAGAGAAACTTCATCTGACAGATTCTCGTACACAAGCTTATTTAATAGATGGTCGTACGGGTGAGCCTTTTGAGAGACCTGTGACTATCGGCTATATGCACTATTTGAAACTACACCACTTAGTGGATGATAAGATGCATGCTCGTTCAACAGGTTCTTACTCACTTGTTACACAACAGCCATTGGGTGGTAAAGCTCAATTTGGTGGTCAACGTTTCGGTGAGATGGAGGTGTGGGCACTTGAAGCATATGGTGCAGCATTCACATTGCAAGAGATGTTGACAGAAAAATCTGACGATATGGAAGGACGCAACAACGTAAATCGTAATATTATCCAAGGCGATCACGTAATTGATGCGGGTATGCCAGAGTCGTTCAATGTAATTGTTAAAGAGATCAGGTCACTTGGTCTCGACATGGAGTTGGAGGGTAAACAGTAA
- the rplJ gene encoding 50S ribosomal protein L10, whose product MSLNRNEKQIVIDEISAQLSEAQSIVVAEYRGIDVASVTVLRKKARESGVYLRVLKNTLVTRAIKETNFQQLEDKLVGPLIYAISKDPVAAAKVLSSFAKENDKIVLKAGALPGSVLDSNGIKQLATMPSREELLSKLMGTMQAPIAKFVRTLNEVPTKFVRGLAAVRDQKEAA is encoded by the coding sequence GTGAGTTTAAATCGGAATGAAAAGCAAATCGTAATCGATGAAATTTCTGCTCAATTGTCAGAAGCACAATCGATTGTTGTTGCTGAATATCGTGGAATTGACGTTGCCTCTGTCACTGTATTGCGCAAAAAAGCACGCGAATCAGGCGTTTATTTACGTGTCCTAAAAAATACCTTAGTTACACGTGCAATCAAGGAAACTAATTTCCAACAATTAGAAGACAAACTTGTAGGTCCTCTAATTTATGCAATTAGCAAAGATCCTGTTGCAGCAGCTAAGGTGCTTTCAAGCTTTGCAAAAGAGAACGACAAAATTGTTCTTAAAGCAGGTGCATTGCCAGGTTCAGTTCTTGATAGTAATGGTATTAAGCAGTTAGCTACTATGCCATCTCGTGAAGAATTGTTATCTAAGCTTATGGGTACTATGCAAGCTCCTATCGCGAAATTTGTGCGTACGCTTAATGAAGTTCCTACTAAGTTCGTTCGCGGACTTGCTGCTGTTCGTGATCAGAAAGAAGCAGCTTAG
- the rpoC gene encoding DNA-directed RNA polymerase subunit beta' yields MKGILNLYGQVSNSKDQFDSIRIGIASPDKIRSWSYGEVRKSETINYRTSKPERDGLFCGKIFGPIKDYECSCGKYKRKKHRGVICEKCGVEVTESKVRRERMGHIELASPVAHIWFLKSLPSRLGMVLDMTLRDIERVLYFEAWCVTDPGMTPLKRGQIMTSEEYDRRTEEYGDEFEASMGAEAIRELLHTIDIDKEVETLREALEVTKSDAKVKKISKRLKVIEGFQKSGIKPEWMILEVLPVLPPNLRPLVPLDGGRFAVSDLNKLYINVINRNNRLKRLFELKTAPEIIIRNEKRMLQEAVDSLLDNGRRGKAMTGANKRQLKSLADNIKGKNGRFRQNLLGKRVDYSGRSVITVGPQLKLHQCGLPKLMALELFKPFIHNRLYKQGIAKNFNEAKRMVETQDPQVWDILADVIREHPVMLNRAPTLHRLGIQAFEPQLIEGKAIQLHPLVCAAFNADFDGDQMAVHVPLSLEAQMEVRTLLLASNNVLFPASGEPSIVPSQDTVLGLYYATRERINGKGEGMFFSDIQEMLRAYNNGDVGLQSRITVRLNEYTKDEHGNYIPQLKRFQTTVGRALLSEILPKGLPFNVLNKALKKKEISRLINQSFRRCGLRDTVIFADKLLQSGFSLATKAGISIAMVDMVIPKEKEEILAKAAAEVKEIDNQYSSGLVTAQERYNNVVDIWGKAGDKVGKKMMETLSTEPVIDRFGDELSQESFNSIYMMADSGARGSVAQIRQLAGMRGLMAKPDGSIIETPITANFREGLNVLQYFISTHGARKGLADTALKTANSGYLTRRLVDVTQDLVITEQDCGTSNGYVMKALVEGGDVIEPLRDRVLGRVAATDILDPDTQQVAIAAGTLLDEDKVELIDKLGIDEVKIRTPLTCETRHGLCAHCYGRDLGRGYLVNRGEAVGVIAAQSIGEPGTQLTMRTFHIGGAASRASLASAVETKSSGRIGFTGSMRYVTNAKKERVAISRSGEIVVYDDQNRERERHKVPYGATVLVGDGDQVNAGAQLATWDPLTRPIVSEYKGRVKFENIEEGVTVAKQVDEITGLSTLVVITPKTRTGKTVLRPQIKLLSDIGEEVKIVGSEHPVNITFPVGALITVRDGQDVDVGEILARIPQESQKTRDITGGLPRVVELFEARSPKNAGVLADVTGNVSFGKETKGKQRLIITKVDGEEHEILIPKEKQVLVHDGQVVNQGELIVDGPPDPHDILRLKGIEALAQYIVNEVQDVYRLQGVKINDKHIEVIVRQMLRRVNIVDAGDTDFIPGEQVERAALLNENDRMRQEGKREATFENILLGITKASLSTDSFISAASFQETTRVLTEAAIIGKRDKLNGLKENVIVGRLIPAGTGLAYHLARKASSNNQSPMISSESSSVLENPFEEVAGAASQAKDIAEDSMSSFFTLPSSSNSSETPETQDQ; encoded by the coding sequence ATGAAAGGTATTCTTAACCTTTACGGACAAGTATCCAACAGCAAAGACCAATTCGATTCTATTCGAATTGGAATTGCATCACCAGATAAAATCCGTTCATGGTCTTACGGGGAAGTTCGTAAGTCTGAAACTATCAACTATCGCACTTCTAAGCCAGAACGCGACGGTTTGTTCTGCGGAAAGATATTTGGACCAATCAAAGATTACGAATGTTCATGCGGCAAATATAAACGTAAAAAACATCGTGGCGTTATTTGTGAGAAGTGCGGTGTTGAAGTAACTGAATCAAAAGTACGTCGTGAAAGAATGGGGCATATTGAGCTTGCCAGTCCAGTTGCACATATTTGGTTCTTGAAATCATTGCCATCTCGTTTAGGTATGGTGCTTGATATGACTTTACGTGATATCGAGCGTGTGCTTTATTTTGAGGCATGGTGCGTAACTGACCCTGGCATGACCCCTCTTAAACGTGGTCAAATAATGACTTCAGAAGAGTACGATCGTAGAACTGAAGAATATGGTGATGAGTTTGAAGCATCAATGGGTGCCGAAGCTATTCGTGAGTTATTGCATACTATCGATATTGATAAGGAAGTTGAAACCTTACGTGAAGCATTAGAAGTTACTAAGTCTGATGCGAAAGTTAAAAAGATTTCAAAACGTCTTAAAGTTATCGAGGGCTTCCAAAAATCTGGAATCAAGCCTGAATGGATGATTTTGGAAGTATTGCCAGTATTGCCACCTAACTTAAGACCATTGGTACCACTAGATGGCGGTCGTTTTGCAGTATCAGATTTAAATAAACTTTATATCAATGTTATTAACCGAAATAACCGTCTAAAACGATTATTTGAGCTTAAGACAGCTCCTGAAATTATTATTCGCAATGAAAAACGTATGCTTCAAGAAGCCGTGGATTCATTGCTAGATAATGGTCGTCGTGGTAAGGCTATGACTGGGGCGAATAAGCGTCAGCTTAAATCTCTAGCGGATAATATTAAAGGTAAAAATGGTCGTTTCCGTCAAAACCTACTTGGTAAACGCGTAGACTATTCAGGTCGTTCAGTTATTACAGTTGGTCCACAACTTAAACTACACCAATGTGGTTTGCCTAAACTTATGGCACTTGAGTTGTTTAAACCGTTTATTCATAATCGTTTGTACAAACAAGGCATTGCGAAAAACTTCAATGAAGCTAAACGCATGGTTGAGACTCAAGATCCGCAAGTATGGGATATCTTAGCGGATGTTATTCGTGAACATCCGGTTATGCTAAACCGTGCTCCTACATTGCACCGTCTTGGTATTCAAGCATTTGAGCCTCAGTTAATCGAAGGTAAAGCTATTCAACTTCACCCATTAGTTTGTGCGGCATTTAACGCCGACTTCGACGGTGACCAAATGGCTGTACACGTTCCGCTTTCATTGGAAGCTCAGATGGAAGTGCGCACACTTTTACTTGCATCTAATAATGTATTGTTCCCAGCAAGCGGTGAACCGTCAATCGTACCTTCACAAGATACGGTTTTAGGCTTGTATTATGCAACTCGTGAGCGTATTAATGGTAAAGGTGAGGGCATGTTCTTCTCTGATATTCAAGAGATGCTACGTGCTTATAACAACGGTGATGTTGGCTTGCAATCACGTATTACTGTTCGTCTTAACGAATATACAAAAGATGAACATGGCAATTACATACCTCAATTAAAACGATTCCAAACAACTGTTGGTCGTGCATTGTTATCAGAAATATTGCCAAAAGGCTTGCCATTTAATGTTTTAAATAAAGCTCTTAAGAAAAAAGAAATTTCTCGTTTAATCAACCAATCATTCCGTCGATGCGGTTTGCGTGATACAGTTATTTTCGCTGATAAACTTCTTCAATCGGGCTTTAGCCTAGCAACTAAAGCAGGTATATCTATCGCTATGGTTGATATGGTTATACCAAAAGAAAAAGAGGAAATTCTTGCTAAAGCAGCCGCAGAAGTTAAGGAAATTGATAATCAATATTCTTCTGGTCTTGTGACTGCACAAGAGCGCTACAACAACGTGGTTGATATTTGGGGTAAAGCAGGCGATAAAGTAGGTAAGAAAATGATGGAGACTTTATCGACTGAGCCCGTTATCGACAGATTTGGTGATGAATTGTCTCAAGAGTCATTTAACTCAATTTATATGATGGCTGACTCTGGAGCGCGTGGTTCTGTAGCTCAAATTCGTCAGCTTGCTGGTATGCGTGGTCTGATGGCAAAACCTGACGGTTCAATCATCGAAACGCCAATTACGGCTAACTTCCGTGAAGGATTAAACGTTCTTCAATACTTTATTTCAACTCACGGTGCACGTAAAGGTTTGGCGGATACTGCTCTTAAAACAGCAAACTCTGGATATCTGACTCGTCGTCTTGTAGATGTTACACAAGATTTAGTTATTACAGAACAAGATTGCGGTACAAGTAATGGCTACGTTATGAAGGCATTAGTTGAAGGTGGTGATGTAATCGAGCCGTTACGTGATCGCGTTCTTGGTCGCGTGGCAGCTACTGATATTCTAGATCCAGATACTCAACAAGTAGCTATAGCTGCGGGCACATTATTAGATGAAGATAAGGTAGAACTTATTGATAAACTTGGTATCGATGAAGTTAAAATCCGCACTCCACTTACATGCGAAACACGTCATGGATTATGTGCACATTGCTATGGACGCGACTTAGGTCGTGGTTACCTTGTAAATCGTGGAGAAGCTGTTGGTGTAATTGCAGCTCAATCAATCGGTGAACCTGGTACACAGTTGACGATGCGTACCTTCCATATTGGTGGTGCTGCATCACGTGCATCATTAGCATCTGCTGTAGAAACTAAATCTTCTGGACGTATTGGCTTCACAGGTTCAATGCGATATGTAACTAATGCGAAAAAAGAGCGTGTAGCAATTTCTCGTTCTGGAGAAATCGTTGTTTATGACGATCAAAATCGTGAAAGAGAAAGACATAAAGTTCCTTATGGTGCTACGGTTTTAGTAGGTGATGGTGATCAAGTAAATGCTGGTGCTCAGCTAGCTACATGGGATCCATTGACACGTCCTATCGTGTCTGAATACAAAGGTCGCGTTAAATTTGAAAATATCGAAGAAGGCGTTACCGTTGCCAAACAAGTTGATGAGATTACAGGTCTATCAACTCTTGTAGTGATTACTCCTAAAACTCGCACTGGTAAAACTGTTCTTCGCCCGCAAATCAAGCTTCTAAGCGATATCGGTGAAGAAGTCAAAATCGTTGGATCTGAACATCCAGTAAATATCACATTCCCAGTCGGTGCGTTGATTACTGTGCGTGATGGTCAGGACGTGGACGTAGGTGAAATCCTAGCTCGTATCCCTCAAGAGTCACAAAAAACCCGCGATATTACGGGTGGTCTACCTCGCGTGGTTGAATTGTTCGAAGCACGTTCTCCTAAAAATGCTGGTGTTCTTGCAGATGTTACTGGCAATGTTTCCTTCGGCAAGGAAACTAAAGGTAAGCAACGACTTATCATTACTAAAGTTGATGGAGAGGAGCACGAAATCCTTATTCCTAAGGAGAAACAAGTTCTTGTTCACGACGGTCAAGTTGTAAATCAGGGTGAGCTAATAGTGGACGGTCCACCTGATCCGCATGATATTTTAAGACTCAAAGGTATAGAAGCCCTTGCACAGTACATCGTTAATGAAGTTCAAGACGTTTATAGACTTCAAGGTGTAAAAATCAATGATAAACATATTGAAGTGATTGTTAGACAAATGCTTCGTCGGGTGAATATTGTTGATGCTGGTGATACCGATTTCATACCAGGCGAACAAGTTGAACGTGCCGCTTTACTAAATGAAAATGACCGTATGCGCCAAGAAGGTAAACGTGAAGCTACATTCGAAAATATTCTTTTAGGTATTACGAAAGCTTCTCTTTCTACCGATTCATTTATATCTGCAGCTTCTTTCCAAGAGACTACTCGTGTGCTTACTGAAGCAGCTATCATTGGCAAACGTGACAAACTTAACGGTCTTAAAGAAAACGTTATTGTAGGTAGATTGATTCCAGCTGGTACTGGTCTTGCTTACCACTTAGCGAGAAAAGCGTCATCTAATAACCAAAGCCCAATGATCTCTTCGGAATCCTCGAGCGTTTTAGAGAATCCGTTCGAAGAGGTGGCTGGTGCCGCTAGTCAAGCGAAGGATATAGCCGAAGATTCAATGTCATCATTCTTTACATTGCCATCTTCAAGCAATTCAAGCGAAACTCCTGAAACACAAGATCAGTAG